Proteins from a genomic interval of Aquila chrysaetos chrysaetos chromosome 20, bAquChr1.4, whole genome shotgun sequence:
- the LOC115333347 gene encoding LOW QUALITY PROTEIN: cytochrome b561 domain-containing protein 2 (The sequence of the model RefSeq protein was modified relative to this genomic sequence to represent the inferred CDS: deleted 1 base in 1 codon), which yields MALTAETESRLYRSLRAAAGAAAHLVALGFPTAVAVLARPGSSLFSWHPLLMALAFSFLMTEALLIFSPETSLLRNFSRKVKVRVHWALQLLALLCALLGLGLIAYNKHLNGKAHFVTWHGLTGLLTVLTPAGSARGGLLLLYPKLMKNWTLAKLKLYHATSGLVGYLLGCASLMLGMCSLWFTASVTGVSWYLAMLCPLLTSLVIMNQVSNAYLYRKRSQH from the exons ATGGCCCTGACGGCCGAGACCGAGTCCCGGCTGTACCGCTCGctgcgcgccgccgccggcgccgccgcccACCTCGTGGCGCTGGGCTTCCCCACCGCCGTGGCCGTGCTGGCGCGGCCCGGATCCA GCCTCTTCTCCTGGCACCCGCTGCTCATGGCCCTCGCG TTCTCGTTCCTGATGACGGAAGCCCTGCTGATATTCTCCCCGGAGACCTCACTGCTCCGCAACTTCTCCCGCAAAGTCAAAGTGCGGGTGCACTGGgccctccagctgctggcccTCCTCTGCGCCCTCCTGGGGCTGGGCCTCATCGCCTACAACAAGCACCTGAACGGCAAAGCCCACTTCGTCACCTGGCACGGCCTGACGGGGCTGCTGACCGTGCTG ACGCCGGCGGGCAGTGcgcggggggggctgctgctgctctaccCCAAGCTGATGAAGAACTGGACTCTGGCCAAGCTCAAGCTGTACCACGCGACCTCGGGGCTGGTGGGTTACCTGCTGGGCTGCGCCAGCCTGATGCTGGGCATGTGCTCCCTGTGGTTCACCGCCTCGGTGACCGGCGTCTCCTGGTACCTCGCCATGCTGTGTCCCCTTCTCACCAGCCTGGTTATCATGAACCAGGTGAGCAACGCTTACCTGTACCGCAAGCGGAGCCAGCACTGA
- the NPRL2 gene encoding GATOR complex protein NPRL2: MRSTRRSAAAAAAGEGPSPGLPRAAMGGRIECVFFSEFHPTLGPKITYQVPEDFISRELFDTIQVYVITKPELQNKLITVTAMEKKLIGCPVCIEHKKYSRNALLFNLGFVCDARAKACALEPIVKKLAGYLTTLELESGFISNEESKQKLVPIMTILLEELNAKGKCTLPIDESNTIHLKVIEQRPDPPIVQEYDVPVFTQDKDDFFNSQWDLTTQQILPYIDGFRHVQKISAEADVELNLVRIAVQNLLYYGVVTLVSILQYSNVYCTTPKVQDLVDDKCLQEECLSYVTKQGHKRASLRDVFQLYCGLSPGTTVRDLISRYTLQLQRVDERRLIQFGLMKGLIRRLQKYPVKVARDERSHPARLYTGCHSYDEICCKTGMSYKELDERLENDPNIIVCWK, from the exons ATGCGCAGTACGCGTCgttccgccgccgccgctgctgctggagaggggCCGAGTCCGGGCCTTCCCCGGGCCGCCATGGGCGGCAGGATCGAGTGCGTCTTCTTCAGCGAGTTCCACCCCACGCTGGGGCCCAAGATCACCTACCAG GTCCCGGAGGACTTCATCTCTCGGGAGCTCTTTGATACCATCCAGGTGTACGTCATCACGAAGCCCGAGCTGCAGAACAAGCTGATCACCGT GACGGCCATGGAGAAGAAGCTGATCGGCTGCCCCGTGTGTATCGAGCACAAGAAGTACAGCCGAAACGCTCTGCTCTTCAACCTGGGCTTCGTGTGCGATGCCAGAGCCAAGGCCTGTGCGCTGGAGCCCATAGTGAAGAAGCTGGCTGGCTACCTTACCACCCTCGAG CTGGAAAGTGGCTTCATCTCCAACGAGGAGAGTAAACAGAAGCTGGTTCCTATCATGACCATCCTGCTGGAGGAGCTGAACGCCAAAGGAAAGTGCACCCTGCCCATAG ATGAGTCAAACACCATCCACCTGAAGGTGATCGAGCAGCGCCCGGACCCCCCCATCGTGCAGGAGTACGATGTCCCCGTCTTCACCCAAGACAAGGACGACTTCTTCAACTCCCAATGGGATCTCACCACACAGCAG ATCCTGCCCTACATCGACGGCTTTCGGCACGTCCAGAAGATTTCCGCAGAAGCCGACGTGGAGCTGAACTTGGTGCGCATCGCTGTGCAAAACCTGCT GTACTACGGGGTCGTCACGCTCGTCTCCATACTCCAG TACTCCAACGTCTACTGCACCACACCGAAGGTCCAGGACCTGGTGGATGACAAGTGTCTCCAGGAAGAGTGTCTGTCCTACGTCACCAAACAAG GGCACAAGCGAGCCAGCCTCAGGGACGTCTTCCAGCTGTACTGCGGGCTGAGCCCTGGCACGACGGTGCGAGACCTCATCTCCCGCTACACCCTGCAGCTCCAGAGGGTGGACGAGAG GAGGCTTATCCAGTTTGGTTTGATGAAGGGCCTTATCCGGCGGCTCCAGAAATACCCTGTCAAGGTCGCCCGGGACGAACGGAGCCACCCAGCCCGGCTGTACACGGGCTGCCACAGCTACGACGAGATCTGCTGCAAGACCG GCATGAGTTACAAGGAGCTGGACGAGCGGCTGGAGAACGACCCCAACATCATCGTGTGCTGGAAGTGA
- the ZMYND10 gene encoding zinc finger MYND domain-containing protein 10 isoform X2, with amino-acid sequence MAAAGPAPLLPAEAEALVRALQGTELRDAGGQGWLRQHECVEKLNMHAILSASAGQEQLLTELLVTYGKIPVLIGELISVEIWKHKIFPVLCRLEDFKPRSTFPIYVVLHHEASIINLLETVFFYKEICESAEDSILDLIDYCHRKLTLLAARSTNRQTVTPVELHAEDLASASSMQELQKQAETMEFEISLKALSVLRFITDQVESLPLSALTRMLNTHNLPCLLVELVEHCPWSCREAGKLKKFENGAWHVVPPEDQVKMTKLDGQVWLALLNLLLSPECQRKYHFDGFNKSQLLKLRAFLTDVLVDQLPNLVEMQRFLSHLAVTEPAPPKKDLVLEQVPVIWDHILKKNTGKWEAIAKHQVKRVFSPTEEELKLQARRWAQTYSLDMIEALAPDKPRCRVCGTEAAKRCSRCRNEWYCTRACQVQHWQKHKAACNLMAGAPRSTDDL; translated from the exons ATGGCCGCCGCCGGTCCGGCGCCGCTGCTGCCCGCCGAGGCCGAGGCGCTGGTGCGGGCGCTGCAAGGCACCGAGCTGCGGGACGCCGGCGGGCAGGG ATGGCTTCGGCAGCATGAGTGCGTGGAGAAGCTCAACATGCATGCCATCCTGAGCGCCTCTGCgggccaggagcagctcctcacCGAGCTGCTGGTCACCTACGGCAAG ATTCCTGTTCTCATTGGGGAGCTGATCTCTGTGGAGATCTGGAAGCACAAGatctttcctgtgctgtgccGGCTGGAGGACTTTAAGCCGAGAAGCACCTTCCCCATCTATGTGGTG ctgcatcaCGAAGCCTCCATCATTAACCTCTTGGAGACAGTGTTTTTTTACAAG GAGATCTGCGAGTCAGCAGAGGACAGCATTCTGGATTTAATTGATTATTGCCACCGAAAACTGACCCTGCTCGCAGCTCGGAGCACCAACAGACAGACAGTGACCCCGGTGGAGCTTCATGCCGAGGATCTGGCCAGCGCCTCGTCCATGCAG gagctgcagaagcaggCGGAGACAATGGAGTTTGAGATTTCCCTGAAAGCCCTGTCCGTGCTGCGGTTCATCACCGATCAGGTGGAGAG TCTGCCCCTGAGCGCACTGACACGGATGCTGAACACCCACAACCTGCCCTGCCTCCTTGTCGAGCTGGTGGAACATTGCCCCTGGAGCTGCCGAGAAGCAG GCAAGCTCAAGAAGTTTGAGAATGGTGCGTGGCACGTGGTGCCCCCTGAAGACCAGGTGAAGATGACCAAGCTCGATGGGCAGGTGTGGCTTGCCCTCCTCAACCTCCTGCTCAGCCCCGAATGCCAGCGCAAATACCACTTCGATGGCTTCAACAAGAGCCAGCTCCTCAAG CTCCGTGCATTCCTGACGGATGTCCTCGTTGACCAGCTGCCCAACCTGGTGGAGATGCAGAGATTTCTGAGCCACCTCGCGGTGACAGAGCCAGCTCCCCCCAAAAAGGATCTCGTCCTGGAGCAG GTTCCTGTCATCTGGGACCACATCCTCAAGAAAAACACAGGGAAGTGGGAGGCCATCGCCAAGCACCAGGTGAAGCGTGTCTTCAGCCCTACTGAGGAGGAGCTGAAGCTCCAGGCACGCAG gtggGCACAGACCTACAGCCTGGATATGATAGAGGCTCTGGCCCCCGACAAGCCCCGCTGCAGGGTGTGTGGCACGGAGGCGGCCAAGCGGTGCTCTCGCTGCCGGAACGAGTGGTACTGCACGCG
- the ZMYND10 gene encoding zinc finger MYND domain-containing protein 10 isoform X1, whose product MERRTPSFGVSPSDSVSWWVLLGAGRRAVGLGLPRVKLLLQGALAQGTVWGLGIPGRLGAFHGDEGAGSRFTCVRDPLQKRSGAPEPVARGLCHCCPSWLPHRWLRQHECVEKLNMHAILSASAGQEQLLTELLVTYGKIPVLIGELISVEIWKHKIFPVLCRLEDFKPRSTFPIYVVLHHEASIINLLETVFFYKEICESAEDSILDLIDYCHRKLTLLAARSTNRQTVTPVELHAEDLASASSMQELQKQAETMEFEISLKALSVLRFITDQVESLPLSALTRMLNTHNLPCLLVELVEHCPWSCREAGKLKKFENGAWHVVPPEDQVKMTKLDGQVWLALLNLLLSPECQRKYHFDGFNKSQLLKLRAFLTDVLVDQLPNLVEMQRFLSHLAVTEPAPPKKDLVLEQVPVIWDHILKKNTGKWEAIAKHQVKRVFSPTEEELKLQARRWAQTYSLDMIEALAPDKPRCRVCGTEAAKRCSRCRNEWYCTRACQVQHWQKHKAACNLMAGAPRSTDDL is encoded by the exons ATGGAGAGGAGGACCCCCAGTTTTGGGGTGTCCCCCAGTGACAGTGTCTCATGGTGGGTGTTgctgggggcaggcaggagggcagtgGGGTTGGGGCTGCCACGGGTgaagctgctgctccagggagcGCTGGCTCAGGGGACAGTGTGGGGTTTGGGGATTCCTGGCAGGCTTGGGGCATTTCATGGGGATgagggtgctgggagcaggttTACCTGCGTGAGGGACCCTCTCCAGAAGCGCAGCGGAGCCCCAGAGCCCGTGGCCAGAGGTCTCTGCCACTGTTGTCCTTCCTGGCTGCCCCACAGATGGCTTCGGCAGCATGAGTGCGTGGAGAAGCTCAACATGCATGCCATCCTGAGCGCCTCTGCgggccaggagcagctcctcacCGAGCTGCTGGTCACCTACGGCAAG ATTCCTGTTCTCATTGGGGAGCTGATCTCTGTGGAGATCTGGAAGCACAAGatctttcctgtgctgtgccGGCTGGAGGACTTTAAGCCGAGAAGCACCTTCCCCATCTATGTGGTG ctgcatcaCGAAGCCTCCATCATTAACCTCTTGGAGACAGTGTTTTTTTACAAG GAGATCTGCGAGTCAGCAGAGGACAGCATTCTGGATTTAATTGATTATTGCCACCGAAAACTGACCCTGCTCGCAGCTCGGAGCACCAACAGACAGACAGTGACCCCGGTGGAGCTTCATGCCGAGGATCTGGCCAGCGCCTCGTCCATGCAG gagctgcagaagcaggCGGAGACAATGGAGTTTGAGATTTCCCTGAAAGCCCTGTCCGTGCTGCGGTTCATCACCGATCAGGTGGAGAG TCTGCCCCTGAGCGCACTGACACGGATGCTGAACACCCACAACCTGCCCTGCCTCCTTGTCGAGCTGGTGGAACATTGCCCCTGGAGCTGCCGAGAAGCAG GCAAGCTCAAGAAGTTTGAGAATGGTGCGTGGCACGTGGTGCCCCCTGAAGACCAGGTGAAGATGACCAAGCTCGATGGGCAGGTGTGGCTTGCCCTCCTCAACCTCCTGCTCAGCCCCGAATGCCAGCGCAAATACCACTTCGATGGCTTCAACAAGAGCCAGCTCCTCAAG CTCCGTGCATTCCTGACGGATGTCCTCGTTGACCAGCTGCCCAACCTGGTGGAGATGCAGAGATTTCTGAGCCACCTCGCGGTGACAGAGCCAGCTCCCCCCAAAAAGGATCTCGTCCTGGAGCAG GTTCCTGTCATCTGGGACCACATCCTCAAGAAAAACACAGGGAAGTGGGAGGCCATCGCCAAGCACCAGGTGAAGCGTGTCTTCAGCCCTACTGAGGAGGAGCTGAAGCTCCAGGCACGCAG gtggGCACAGACCTACAGCCTGGATATGATAGAGGCTCTGGCCCCCGACAAGCCCCGCTGCAGGGTGTGTGGCACGGAGGCGGCCAAGCGGTGCTCTCGCTGCCGGAACGAGTGGTACTGCACGCG
- the ZMYND10 gene encoding zinc finger MYND domain-containing protein 10 isoform X3, with amino-acid sequence MHAILSASAGQEQLLTELLVTYGKIPVLIGELISVEIWKHKIFPVLCRLEDFKPRSTFPIYVVLHHEASIINLLETVFFYKEICESAEDSILDLIDYCHRKLTLLAARSTNRQTVTPVELHAEDLASASSMQELQKQAETMEFEISLKALSVLRFITDQVESLPLSALTRMLNTHNLPCLLVELVEHCPWSCREAGKLKKFENGAWHVVPPEDQVKMTKLDGQVWLALLNLLLSPECQRKYHFDGFNKSQLLKLRAFLTDVLVDQLPNLVEMQRFLSHLAVTEPAPPKKDLVLEQVPVIWDHILKKNTGKWEAIAKHQVKRVFSPTEEELKLQARRWAQTYSLDMIEALAPDKPRCRVCGTEAAKRCSRCRNEWYCTRACQVQHWQKHKAACNLMAGAPRSTDDL; translated from the exons ATGCATGCCATCCTGAGCGCCTCTGCgggccaggagcagctcctcacCGAGCTGCTGGTCACCTACGGCAAG ATTCCTGTTCTCATTGGGGAGCTGATCTCTGTGGAGATCTGGAAGCACAAGatctttcctgtgctgtgccGGCTGGAGGACTTTAAGCCGAGAAGCACCTTCCCCATCTATGTGGTG ctgcatcaCGAAGCCTCCATCATTAACCTCTTGGAGACAGTGTTTTTTTACAAG GAGATCTGCGAGTCAGCAGAGGACAGCATTCTGGATTTAATTGATTATTGCCACCGAAAACTGACCCTGCTCGCAGCTCGGAGCACCAACAGACAGACAGTGACCCCGGTGGAGCTTCATGCCGAGGATCTGGCCAGCGCCTCGTCCATGCAG gagctgcagaagcaggCGGAGACAATGGAGTTTGAGATTTCCCTGAAAGCCCTGTCCGTGCTGCGGTTCATCACCGATCAGGTGGAGAG TCTGCCCCTGAGCGCACTGACACGGATGCTGAACACCCACAACCTGCCCTGCCTCCTTGTCGAGCTGGTGGAACATTGCCCCTGGAGCTGCCGAGAAGCAG GCAAGCTCAAGAAGTTTGAGAATGGTGCGTGGCACGTGGTGCCCCCTGAAGACCAGGTGAAGATGACCAAGCTCGATGGGCAGGTGTGGCTTGCCCTCCTCAACCTCCTGCTCAGCCCCGAATGCCAGCGCAAATACCACTTCGATGGCTTCAACAAGAGCCAGCTCCTCAAG CTCCGTGCATTCCTGACGGATGTCCTCGTTGACCAGCTGCCCAACCTGGTGGAGATGCAGAGATTTCTGAGCCACCTCGCGGTGACAGAGCCAGCTCCCCCCAAAAAGGATCTCGTCCTGGAGCAG GTTCCTGTCATCTGGGACCACATCCTCAAGAAAAACACAGGGAAGTGGGAGGCCATCGCCAAGCACCAGGTGAAGCGTGTCTTCAGCCCTACTGAGGAGGAGCTGAAGCTCCAGGCACGCAG gtggGCACAGACCTACAGCCTGGATATGATAGAGGCTCTGGCCCCCGACAAGCCCCGCTGCAGGGTGTGTGGCACGGAGGCGGCCAAGCGGTGCTCTCGCTGCCGGAACGAGTGGTACTGCACGCG